The following coding sequences are from one Leishmania braziliensis MHOM/BR/75/M2904 complete genome, chromosome 36 window:
- a CDS encoding putative Mitochondrial elongation factor G translates to MRRSALAYVLRSSIPLLATPAFLEYVKHMRNIGISAHIDSGKTTLSERILFYSGRIGKIHEVKGGTEVGATMDSMELEKERGITIRSAATQCRWKSSTINIIDTPGHVDFTIEVERALRVLDGAILLMCAVGGVQSQTLTVDRQMKRYGVPRICFINKLDRDNANPQRALKQAQERLGINAFFIQLNMGIAQDFEGVVDLIDEKAIYFDGPFGETIRYEPVPSYLKEDVNAARKELVSRLAECDEEMESIFLNDQEPTAAQIHAAIRRATIANKFVPVMVGSAYRNKGVQLLLDAVERYLPSPEERHNSGYRVKRVKDEDGNVSNVKDGEVALLTDDEKPLVALVFKIEETKKSGLSNYVRVYQGKMRKEHLMNIRTGKNFLPPKLVRMHADSAEVVDEVRAGDICAIQGEVDASSGDTLMKAGPQSGSQLFSCEDMYVPPRVISASLRTKDDKEHSRVRERMLAFMREDPTFVYYRNSETNEDIVEGMGELHLDIYVERLKREYGLQVELGKPTVNYREIITKRQEFDFVFKRQSGGAGQWAHLKGYVEPLPIDMSVEKGVKNKATTRCSNGDIRESLQKTVVKQLERKIFVKGELMHAPVWGVHFHLSGGAMHEVDSNDQAFKNATQELWETLLPKLKPTLVEPFMDVEMTVPATNMTDVATEFSKREGVVTETTVNGPDAVIRGETALDTMFGFISDLRRLTKGQGDFSMQFKEYRPMQQYKAQMRMDERNSDLGRKSFKLPD, encoded by the coding sequence ATGCGCAGAAGCGCTCTGGCCTacgtgctgcgcagcagcatcccGCTCCTCGCAACTCCCGCTTTCCTAGAGTATGTAAAGCACATGCGCAACATTGGTATCAGTGCTCACATTGATAGCGGCAAAACAACGCTGAGCGAGCGCATTCTCTTCTACTCCGGTCGCATCGGAAAGATCCACGAGGTGAAAGGCGGCACCGAAGTCGGCGCCACAATGGACTCCATGGAGCTAGAGAAGGAGCGCGGCATCACTATTCGCTCCGCTGCGACGCAGTGTCGctggaagagcagcaccatcaACATCATCGATACCCCCGGTCATGTCGACTTCACCATCGAAGTGGAGCGCGCCCTTCGcgtgctggacggcgctATCCTGCTCATGTGCGCCGTTGGCGGTGTGCAGAGCCAGACGCTGACGGTGGATCGTCAGATGAAGAGGTACGGGGTACCGCGCATCTGCTTCATTAACAAGCTTGATCGCGACAACGCGAACCCACAACGGGCACTAAAGCAAGCGCAGGAGCGTCTGGGCATCAACGCCTTCTTTATCCAGCTGAACATGGGCATTGCACAGGACTTTGAAGGCGTCGTCGACCTCATCGATGAGAAGGCCATTTATTTTGACGGCCCTTTTGGTGAGACCATCCGTTACGAGCCGGTGCCGAGCTACCTCAAGGAGGACGTGAACGCCGCACGCAAGGAGCTCGTGAGCCGCCTAGCCGAGTGCGACGAGGAAATGGAGTCTATCTTTCTCAATGACCAGGAGCCGACAGCTGCGCAGATCCATGCTGCCATTCGCCGCGCTACCATCGCCAATAAGTTTGTGCCCGTGATGGTCGGTTCGGCATACCGGAACAAaggcgtgcagctgctcctggaCGCGGTGGAGCGCTACCTGCCGTCACCAGAGGAGCGCCACAACTCCGGCTATCGGGTGAAGCGTGTCAAGGACGAGGACGGTAACGTGTCGAACGTGAAGGAtggcgaggtggcgctgctgacggaTGACGAGAAGCCGCTGGTGGCTCTCGTTTTCAAGATCGAGGAAACAAAGAAGTCGGGGCTGTCCAACTACGTGCGAGTGTACCAGGGGAAGATGCGGAAGGAACACTTGATGAATATCCGCACCGGCAAGAACTTCTTGCCGCCAAAGCTTGTGCGCATGCATGCGGATAGCGCCGAGGTTGTGGACGAGGTACGCGCTGGTGACATTTGTGCCATTCAGGGTGAGGTGGACGCGTCCTCAGGTGACACTCTAATGAAGGCCGGACCGCAGTCTGGATCGCAGCTTTTTTCGTGCGAGGACATGTACGTCCCGCCGCGCGTCATCTCGGCCTCACTCAGGACGAAGGATGACAAGGAGCATTCCAGGGTACGGGAGCGTATGCTCGCCTTCATGCGAGAAGACCCCACATTTGTGTACTACCGCAACTCAGAGACGAACGAGGACATTGTAGAGGGCATGGGTGAGCTGCACCTTGACATTTATGTCGAGCGGCTGAAGCGAGAATACGGACTGCAGGTGGAACTCGGCAAACCAACGGTCAACTACCGCGAGATTATCACGAAGCGGCAGGAGTTCGACTTTGTCTTCAAGCGGCAAAGCGGAGGTGCGGGCCAGTGGGCGCATCTGAAGGGCTACGTCGAGCCGCTGCCAATCGATATGTCGGTCGAGAAGGGCGTCAAGAACAAAGCGACGACACGCTGCTCGAACGGTGACATCCGTGAGTCGCTGCAGAAGACGGTGgtgaagcagctggagcgcaAGATTTTCGTGAAGGGTGAGCTGATGCACGCACCTGTTTGGGGGGTGCACTTCCACTTGAGCGGTGGCGCCATGCACGAGGTGGACTCGAACGATCAGGCCTTCAAGAACGCGACACAGGAGCTGtgggagacgctgctgccgaagcTGAAGCCGACACTTGTGGAGCCATTCATGGATGTTGAGATGACAGTGCCTGCGACGAACATGACTGATGTGGCGACCGAGTTCTCAAAGCGAGAGGGTGTGGTGACCGAGACCACTGTAAATGGTCCTGATGCAGTGATCCGTGGGGAAACGGCACTGGACACCATGTTCGGCTTTATTTCTGACCTTCGACGACTCACGAAGGGTCAGGGTGACTTTAGCATGCAGTTTAAGGAATATCGGCCGATGCAGCAGTACAAGGCGCAAATGCGAATGGATGAGCGCAATAGTGATCTTGGTCGCAAGTCTTTCAAGCTTCCGGACTAA